A genome region from Hymenobacter tibetensis includes the following:
- a CDS encoding GNAT family N-acetyltransferase, with protein MLLRVADAADAQYVETLCQWYAESAKARGVGIAKRDPNYLVKKMVKGDAIIAFIDEQLAGFCYIETFEDNKFVVNSGLIVNTELRKEGLGRAIKHRVFELSRTKYPAAKIFGITTSAAVMKINNELGYRPVTFPELTQSDDFWKGCSSCKNYGILMENERKMCLCTGMVYDKLDDQFSQRVQETIEILTPQDH; from the coding sequence ATGCTTTTACGAGTCGCCGATGCTGCCGATGCGCAGTATGTGGAAACCCTCTGTCAGTGGTATGCCGAATCCGCCAAAGCGCGCGGCGTCGGTATCGCCAAGCGCGACCCCAACTATCTGGTAAAGAAGATGGTGAAAGGCGACGCTATTATTGCCTTCATTGATGAGCAACTAGCCGGCTTCTGCTACATCGAGACCTTCGAGGACAACAAGTTTGTCGTCAACTCGGGCCTCATTGTGAATACCGAGCTGCGCAAAGAAGGCCTTGGCCGCGCCATCAAACACCGCGTGTTCGAACTGTCGCGCACGAAATACCCGGCCGCCAAAATCTTCGGTATCACGACCAGCGCGGCCGTGATGAAGATCAACAACGAACTGGGCTACCGCCCCGTCACCTTCCCCGAACTAACCCAAAGCGACGATTTCTGGAAGGGCTGCTCTAGCTGCAAAAACTACGGCATCCTGATGGAAAACGAGCGCAAAATGTGCCTGTGCACCGGCATGGTCTACGACAAGCTCGACGACCAATTCAGCCAGCGTGTGCAGGAGACAATTGAGATTCTTACACCCCAAGACCACTAA
- the argG gene encoding argininosuccinate synthase has protein sequence MKKVVLAYSGGLDTSYCVVYLTRELGLEVHTVIVNSGGFSEEELAAIEKRAYELGSTKHEVIDVTQRFYQDCLRYLIFGNILKNDTYPLSVSAERMFQSLALAEYAREHKADYIAHGSTGAGNDQVRFDVAFSVISPNTEIITPIRDLKLSRQAEIDFLNQHGFEMSWEKAKYSINKGIWGTSVGGVETLTSNQALPESAYPTQISATEPTNVEITFEKGEPVALNGKTMNPVELIQALNELAGTYAIGRDTHVGDTILGIKGRVGFEAPAPLILLKAHHLLEKHTSSRWQLLHKDYIANWYGTLLHEAQYLDPVMRDMEAFLTSSQERVSGKVFVTLKPYQFELQGIESKYDMMRSKVATYGEENDAWDGRDAKGFIKIFSNQLRIHSSFNDEN, from the coding sequence ATGAAAAAGGTAGTTTTAGCTTACAGCGGCGGCCTGGACACTTCCTACTGCGTTGTATATCTGACCCGCGAGCTGGGTCTGGAAGTTCACACCGTCATCGTCAACTCCGGCGGCTTTTCCGAGGAAGAGCTGGCCGCCATCGAGAAGCGAGCCTACGAATTGGGCTCGACCAAGCACGAGGTAATTGACGTGACCCAGCGATTCTACCAGGACTGCCTGCGCTACCTCATTTTCGGCAACATCCTCAAGAACGACACCTACCCGCTGAGTGTCAGCGCGGAGCGGATGTTCCAGTCGTTGGCCCTGGCCGAGTACGCCCGGGAGCACAAGGCCGACTACATTGCCCACGGCAGCACCGGCGCCGGCAACGACCAAGTACGTTTCGACGTGGCATTCTCGGTGATTTCGCCGAACACAGAAATCATTACGCCTATTCGTGACTTGAAACTGTCGCGCCAAGCTGAAATTGATTTCCTGAACCAGCACGGCTTCGAGATGAGCTGGGAGAAAGCCAAATACTCTATCAATAAGGGTATTTGGGGCACTAGCGTGGGCGGCGTAGAAACGTTGACTTCCAACCAGGCCCTGCCTGAGTCGGCGTACCCAACGCAGATCAGCGCTACGGAGCCCACCAACGTTGAAATCACCTTCGAGAAAGGCGAGCCAGTGGCGCTGAACGGCAAGACCATGAACCCGGTGGAGTTGATTCAGGCCCTGAACGAGCTAGCTGGTACCTACGCCATCGGCCGCGATACGCACGTGGGCGACACGATTCTGGGTATCAAAGGCCGCGTTGGTTTCGAGGCGCCCGCGCCGCTGATTTTGCTGAAAGCGCATCACTTGTTGGAGAAGCACACCTCTAGCCGCTGGCAGTTGCTGCACAAAGACTACATCGCCAATTGGTACGGCACGCTGCTGCACGAGGCCCAGTACCTGGACCCCGTGATGCGCGACATGGAGGCTTTCCTCACGTCGTCGCAGGAGCGGGTATCGGGCAAGGTGTTCGTGACGTTGAAGCCGTATCAGTTCGAGCTGCAAGGCATCGAGTCGAAGTACGACATGATGCGCTCTAAAGTGGCTACCTATGGCGAGGAAAACGACGCTTGGGACGGCCGCGACGCTAAAGGCTTCATCAAAATCTTCAGCAACCAGTTGCGCATTCACTCTTCCTTCAACGATGAAAATTAA
- the argC gene encoding N-acetyl-gamma-glutamyl-phosphate reductase — MKIKVGIVGGAGYTAGELVRILLHHEYAELGAIVSSSNAGNPIYQVHDDLVGESDLAFTSELAGDEDVVFLCLGHGNSKAWLSTHELPKTTHIIDLSNDFRLEADAEFQDWEFVYGLPELNRSRIQQAQSIANPGCFATAIQLALLPLAQAGKLTDDVHVSAITGSTGAGQSLSETVHFSWRTNNVSIYKPFTHQHLGEIGESLAQLQPQLDSAMHFIPYRGNFSRGIFASVYTPSDLTQEEARELYQKFYADAPFTTVSDKEIHLKQVVNTNKCLLHVQKFGKQLLITSVIDNLVKGASGQAVQNMNLLFGLPETTGLGLKAGLF; from the coding sequence ATGAAAATTAAGGTCGGCATTGTAGGCGGCGCTGGCTACACGGCCGGGGAGCTTGTCCGTATTCTGCTGCACCACGAGTACGCGGAACTGGGTGCAATCGTCAGCTCATCCAATGCCGGCAACCCCATCTATCAAGTCCACGACGACTTGGTGGGCGAAAGCGACCTGGCGTTTACCTCGGAACTAGCCGGTGATGAAGACGTGGTGTTTCTGTGCTTAGGCCACGGCAATTCCAAGGCGTGGCTCTCAACACACGAGCTACCCAAAACGACGCACATCATCGACCTCAGCAACGATTTCCGTTTGGAAGCTGACGCGGAGTTTCAGGATTGGGAGTTTGTGTACGGATTGCCGGAGCTGAACCGCAGCCGCATCCAGCAGGCCCAAAGCATTGCCAACCCCGGCTGCTTCGCCACGGCTATCCAGCTGGCGTTGCTGCCGCTGGCGCAGGCCGGCAAGCTGACGGACGATGTGCATGTGTCGGCTATTACGGGCAGCACGGGCGCGGGGCAGAGCTTGTCGGAGACGGTACATTTCTCGTGGCGCACCAATAACGTGTCCATCTACAAGCCTTTCACGCACCAGCACCTCGGCGAAATCGGGGAGAGCTTGGCGCAGCTCCAGCCGCAGCTGGACAGCGCTATGCACTTCATTCCGTACCGCGGCAACTTCTCGCGGGGCATCTTCGCCAGCGTCTACACGCCGTCGGATTTAACGCAGGAAGAAGCGCGGGAGCTGTACCAGAAGTTCTACGCCGACGCGCCGTTTACCACGGTATCGGACAAGGAAATCCACTTGAAGCAGGTGGTGAACACCAACAAGTGCCTGTTGCACGTGCAGAAATTCGGCAAGCAGCTGCTCATCACGTCGGTTATCGACAACCTGGTGAAAGGCGCTTCCGGACAGGCCGTGCAAAACATGAATCTGCTGTTTGGCTTGCCCGAAACGACAGGCCTAGGATTGAAAGCAGGGCTGTTTTAA
- a CDS encoding aspartate aminotransferase family protein → MELFNVYPLVNITPVKALGAKLWDDKGQEYLDFYGGHAVISIGHSHPHYVQRLTEQLQNIGFYSNSVQIPIQQELAHKLGQVSGYEDYSLFLCNSGAEANENALKLASFHTGKKRVVAFKGAFHGRTSGAVAATDNPKIVAPFNADHAISFVEYDLAAVEQVLQGGDVCAAIIEPIQGVGGIIMPSDEFLIGLAALCKQYGALLIADEVQSGYGRSGKFFAHQHAGIRPDVISIAKGMGNGFPIGGILIAPELKASYGLLGTTFGGNHLACAAALAVLEVIEQEDLLAHATELGHYLRSELEVNAVAEEIRGRGLMVGIKYDFPIKEVRDKLLSDYHIFVGNASDPTVLRLLPPLNITKAEVDRFLQALYALTEKSVHVIQQASALD, encoded by the coding sequence ATGGAGCTTTTCAACGTGTACCCACTCGTCAACATCACGCCGGTAAAGGCGCTGGGGGCGAAACTTTGGGACGACAAGGGTCAGGAATACCTGGATTTCTACGGCGGCCACGCCGTTATTTCCATCGGCCACAGCCACCCGCACTACGTGCAGCGCCTCACCGAGCAGTTGCAGAACATCGGTTTCTACTCCAACTCGGTGCAAATTCCGATTCAGCAGGAGCTGGCTCACAAGCTAGGCCAAGTGTCGGGCTACGAGGACTACTCGCTGTTTCTGTGCAACTCTGGGGCTGAGGCCAACGAGAATGCGCTGAAGCTGGCGTCGTTCCACACCGGCAAAAAACGCGTGGTAGCCTTCAAAGGTGCTTTCCACGGCCGTACCTCCGGCGCAGTGGCTGCTACCGACAATCCTAAAATTGTAGCTCCTTTTAATGCCGACCATGCTATTTCCTTCGTGGAATATGACTTGGCAGCGGTGGAGCAGGTGCTGCAAGGCGGCGACGTGTGCGCGGCTATCATTGAGCCCATTCAGGGTGTGGGCGGTATCATCATGCCATCCGATGAGTTCCTGATTGGCCTAGCTGCGTTGTGCAAGCAGTACGGCGCGCTGCTAATTGCCGACGAGGTGCAGAGCGGTTACGGCCGTAGCGGCAAGTTCTTTGCGCACCAGCACGCCGGCATCCGCCCCGATGTTATTTCCATAGCAAAAGGCATGGGCAACGGCTTCCCCATCGGCGGCATCCTGATTGCGCCGGAGCTGAAGGCGTCCTATGGTTTGCTAGGCACCACGTTCGGCGGCAACCACCTCGCTTGCGCGGCGGCACTGGCGGTGCTGGAAGTTATCGAGCAGGAAGACTTGTTGGCCCACGCTACCGAGCTAGGTCACTACCTCCGCTCGGAACTGGAAGTGAATGCCGTGGCCGAGGAAATCCGCGGGCGAGGCCTGATGGTGGGCATCAAGTACGACTTTCCCATCAAAGAGGTCCGCGACAAGCTGCTCTCGGACTACCACATCTTCGTCGGTAACGCCTCCGACCCCACGGTGCTTCGGTTGCTTCCTCCGCTCAATATCACCAAGGCCGAAGTTGACCGGTTTCTACAGGCGCTATATGCCTTGACAGAGAAATCGGTACATGTCATT